In the genome of Euleptes europaea isolate rEulEur1 chromosome 7, rEulEur1.hap1, whole genome shotgun sequence, one region contains:
- the NHLH1 gene encoding helix-loop-helix protein 1: MMLNSDQTEIDLQPTHSETESVFSDCGGGGGRGVGAEEAGALGLCSQSRVVESGDTMKKDLQHLSREERRRRRRATAKYRTAHATRERIRVEAFNMAFAELRKLLPTLPPDKKLSKIEILRLAICYISYLNHVLDV, from the coding sequence ATGATGTTAAATTCAGACCAGACAGAgatagatctccagccgacacatTCGGAAACTGAGTCGGTCTTTAGCGactgtgggggtggagggggccgTGGGGTCGGGGCGGAAGAGGCCGGCGCTCTTGGCCTTTGCAGCCAGTCCAGGGTAGTTGAGTCTGGTGATACCATGAAAAAAGACCTTCAGCACCTGAGCCGggaggagcggcggcggcggaggcgtgCCACAGCCAAGTACCGGACGGCCCACGCCACGCGGGAGCGGATCCGGGTTGAGGCCTTCAACATGGCTTTCGCAGAACTTCGCAAACTCCTGCCTACACTTCCTCCGGATAAGAAGCTCTCCAAGATCGAAATCCTACGGCTAGCAATCTGCTACATCTCGTACCTCAACCATGTGCTGGATGTCTGA